A genomic region of Pseudomonas sp. MPC6 contains the following coding sequences:
- a CDS encoding alpha/beta fold hydrolase, with protein MQSSSHLFPVALISAERRGDLSEDVYRLKPGNSPDGTVELAVTRLGMADEPAVRGVPVILLHGSFSNRRFWFSPKGLGLGAYLARQGFDVWIAEMRGHGLSQRNQNYRNNRVADYARYDLPAIGAFVREQSDQVPHWIGHSLGGITLAAALGGEYIGESVVASAAFFGTQVSRTYWPLKFPPVEWSGRFILKRFAQLSGSRLKRGPEDEPIGLALESMRWYGLFGRFGDADKDWWAGLADVQLPVLAVSATGDHQDPAWACRKLFDQLGSEHKQFITLGREQGFGDNFGHVEMLVSKAAQTEVWPLVARWLADQRTPLLGEKSDFATAIRA; from the coding sequence ATGCAAAGCAGCAGCCACCTATTTCCTGTCGCCCTGATCAGCGCCGAACGACGCGGTGATCTGAGCGAAGACGTCTATCGTTTGAAACCTGGCAACAGCCCCGACGGCACCGTCGAACTGGCTGTGACACGTCTCGGCATGGCCGACGAGCCCGCCGTGCGTGGCGTGCCGGTGATCCTGTTGCACGGCAGCTTTTCCAATCGACGGTTCTGGTTTTCCCCAAAGGGCTTGGGTCTGGGCGCCTATCTGGCGCGCCAGGGCTTCGATGTGTGGATCGCGGAAATGCGCGGCCATGGCTTGTCCCAGCGCAACCAGAACTATCGTAATAACCGCGTTGCCGACTACGCTCGATACGATCTGCCTGCCATTGGCGCCTTTGTGCGCGAGCAAAGCGACCAGGTCCCGCACTGGATCGGTCACTCCCTCGGCGGCATCACACTGGCCGCGGCATTGGGCGGCGAGTACATCGGCGAATCGGTCGTGGCTTCTGCGGCATTTTTCGGTACACAGGTCAGCCGAACCTACTGGCCATTGAAATTTCCGCCGGTGGAGTGGAGCGGGCGCTTTATTCTCAAGCGTTTCGCGCAACTGTCCGGCTCGCGGCTCAAGCGCGGCCCGGAAGACGAACCGATCGGCCTGGCCCTGGAAAGCATGCGCTGGTATGGCCTGTTCGGCCGTTTTGGCGATGCCGACAAGGATTGGTGGGCCGGACTGGCCGACGTCCAGTTGCCAGTGCTGGCCGTGAGTGCCACGGGTGACCATCAGGATCCCGCCTGGGCCTGCCGTAAGCTGTTCGATCAGCTGGGGTCCGAGCACAAACAATTCATCACCCTGGGTCGCGAACAGGGCTTTGGCGATAATTTCGGTCACGTGGAAATGCTCGTCAGCAAAGCGGCCCAGACCGAAGTCTGGCCATTGGTGGCACGCTGGCTGGCGGATCAGCGCACACCTTTGCTGGGCGAAAAATCGGATTTTGCCACTGCGATCCGGGCCTGA
- the rraA gene encoding ribonuclease E activity regulator RraA: MKHYLTPDLCDAYPELVQVLEPMFSNFGGHDSFGGEIVTIKCFEDNSLVKEQVELKGDGKVLVVDGGGSLRRALLGDLLAEKAAKNGWEGLLIYGCIRDVDVIAQTELGVQALASHPMKTDKRGIGDLNVAVTFAGVTFHPGHYIYADNNGVIISPSPLEMPE; the protein is encoded by the coding sequence ATGAAACATTACCTCACGCCTGACCTGTGCGACGCCTATCCGGAGCTGGTGCAGGTGCTGGAACCGATGTTCAGCAACTTCGGCGGCCATGACTCCTTCGGCGGCGAAATCGTGACCATCAAGTGCTTCGAAGACAACTCGCTGGTCAAGGAGCAGGTCGAGCTCAAGGGTGACGGCAAGGTATTGGTAGTCGATGGCGGCGGCTCCCTGCGCCGCGCACTGTTGGGCGACTTGCTGGCCGAGAAAGCCGCGAAAAACGGCTGGGAAGGGCTGCTGATCTACGGTTGCATCCGCGACGTCGATGTCATCGCGCAAACCGAATTGGGGGTTCAGGCCTTGGCCAGTCACCCGATGAAGACCGACAAGCGCGGTATCGGCGATCTCAACGTGGCCGTGACCTTTGCGGGCGTGACGTTCCATCCGGGCCATTACATTTATGCGGACAACAACGGCGTGATCATCTCGCCAAGCCCGCTTGAAATGCCCGAATAA